The Bacteroides sp. region TGCAATACTGGCGGCCAGCAGGGGCACAAATACCCTGAAGCCGCTGCTGGCGGCAAGTCCTATCCCTAAGGCCACGGCGGTGATGATCTGGGGTTCCATAAGGCAAAGATCGGAAATGTTTTGATATCAATAGCCTGTCAGGGGTTAGGGATTAGGGGTTAGGAGTTTGGGAAAATCGCAAATCAAAAATCGTTAATCTTTAATCGCAGATCAAAAGGTTTCGGGCTTGGGCTGTCATTGCAGGACGATTTTCCGGATTTGCAGGGTCCGGCCATTTTTATCCAGCAGGCGGATGAGGTACAGGCCCGGGGGGTGCTGGCCCAGGCTGAGGGTGCAATCGCCATGGAAGGGGAAGGCGCTTAGGATGCTTTGTCCCGCCATATCGTAAAGCTCAATATAGCAGGGCCCCGGAAGGGTTCTGCTGAGGCGCAGGCTGATCTCGCCCCGGGAAGGGTTTGGATAGACTTCAAGCATACGGCCTTCATCCCCGGCCCCGGGGATGGACGAGGCGGGGTCGCAGAAGCAGGTTTCGCAATAGGGGTTGTCGAGAAAGAGCGGGGTGTCGTCCTGCTTGAAGCAGACAAACTGGTAGCTGTCGCCGCAGAGCGAGAAATCGGAGACCAGGGGATTGAACAGGCCATACCAGTCGATGCTGCCGATGCCTTCCACCCAGTTGGTGATGCCTGCGTTCTCGCTGCCCAGGGTCCAGCTTTTGCGGTATTCACCCGTCTCCAGCATGACTGAATCAATGGCAAGCACCACCTTGTAATGCGTGGTTTCCCAGAATCCCATCTGGTCGTAGCACAGGCCCCCGCCCAGCTCATACCAGATGGTATCATTCACCTCAAGGCTAAAATCGTAAAGCATGACTTCAGGGAAGCCGGGGATCAGGGCAAAGACCTGTTTGCGGTCGTTTTCACGGATGGCGGCAAAAAAGGCATTCCCCGGGTCGCTGATGAGGGTGTCGCCCATCTCCACGATTTTGGTCCAGGTCCCCTCATCGATCAGGGTATCGCCCGAGGCGGCATAGCGGAAGCTCCAGATCTCGCCCGAGAACATATTGTTGCCCATGGTGTGCCAGGCGGCATGGTCTTCAGGGAAGGGGTGATAGGGGCCATTGTCAGGGCTTTCGAGCTGCCTGATCTTTTTTTCCAGGGGGTCGACCGCCCAGAGGCTTTCGCCGTCGAAGGCAAGTCCTGTGGCGTTGAATTCGAGGCGGTATTCCATCGACTGGTTTTCGCCATCGGTGGAGGAGGCGATCCAATCACCGCCTTCCAGCCCGGCGCTCCAAATGCCCCAGATGGCGTCATCACGGGTGGTCATGCCCATAAAGTGGGTGCAGCACAGTTCTTCCCAGCTGCCTGTCAGCGGGTCGATTTTCAGCAGGCAGGGGCCGTAGCCCCCGTGGTAGGACGCATAAAAATGATCCTGGTAATGGCAGAGGCCCCATAATCCACCGCTCTGCAGATAGGGGAGGGCCAGGAAGATGGAGTCGAGCACTTCGCCACCGGAGGGATCAATGTGGTAGAGGGAGAAGCCTGCCTCTTTCGGGCTTTCCCCGGAAGGGGAACCCGTCCATTTATTGGTATTGACCACCCAGAGCTCATCTCCGGCGAAAGTGATGCCCGTAAGGGAAGCGCCATCCACAGTGATTTCATCGAGCAAAACGCCTTCAGGGCTGGTTTTAAAGATCTTGCCCGAAGCCTGGTCGGTGATCCAGAGGTTCCCTTCAAAGTATTCGATGCCCCAGGGATTCAGTGCCGGCGATTCAAATTCGTAAACCCAGGTCAGGGTGTCGGTTTGGGCAATGGCTTGTGTACAGGCAAACCCAAACAGGAGCAACAACCAGGTTTTTGTTTTCATTTCCTTCATGAAAGATGAGCAACGCAATACCAGATTGCAATTTATGGAAATAAAATATTAAATCAAATGAAGTGAGTCGAATTTTTATTGGTAGGGGATGGAAGCGATTCTTTCCAGAATGATCTAACCAAGGTTTTTATTTTGCCAAGGATGTTCAGTCAGGTCCTTGCTTTTAGCGGAAGCGGTAAGCCAGCCCGAATCCCAGGTTGAATGCCCTGAAGCTTTCATTACTTAAGTCAGTCATTTTCTGATTTGAGCCGATATACCCCACCCTTGACGATAGATTCCATCGCTGGTCCAGGTTGTAACGCAGCATCAGACCAAGATTATAGGTGAAGCCTGTGCCCTCCGTTTCCAAATCCCCTGGATTGACAAGCTGAATGGATGAACTGCCGATTTGTGGCACAAAGTCGATCAAAAATTTGCGGTGGACAGGATAGGATATGACTGGCCCGATCAACGCCCCCGTCCAGCCCCAGAATGTTTCTTCGCTTATGCCTGGCAGGTAGTATTGATTGTTGAACAGCGTCAGAGCCAGGCCCAGGTGTGGAAAGATCATCAATCCCAGGTCGGGAATGTTGAAATTGTAGCCTCCTTCAGTTTTAGAAGAACCTTCGCTGATAAATCGTGATCCGAAATCTCCGATGGGCATTGAAGGGCCTACCGAAAACCCGATGTAGCTTTGGTGTTCAGAAGTTAAGGGTACCTTTTGTTCAACCAAAGCGAAGTTTTGCAGCCTGGCCCTGTTTTTTTCAAAACTGTCCCACTGTTGGTTCAGGGGGATTACGACCTTGATGGACCCCAAAAGAAATCCTGCCCCGGCACCTAAAGCAGTAAAAGGAAAATATATCAAAGGGATTGAATAGATAGGGGGGATATTATCCCCGCTTTCATTCAATGCTGACACCCCGGCAATTGCGACGGCCAGTCCTGCCGCCCCGCCAATGATTGCCCCTCGCATCTGGCTGTTATTCCGGCGGAACTGCACTGTCTTCAGGTCACTATAGCTGAATGAAGTCAGGGCATCATTGCCTGCCAGGTATTCCCTCCTGTTCAGGGCATTAGAGACCACCAGGGAGGAATCGCTTACCTCGAACAAAAATCCCCTGTATGCCTTTGGCTGTGATGCGGAAAAGATCCAGGTTTCATATAACCTCTTGAATTGCAGCGAGTCATTCTGTGCCTGAACGGAAAAAAAGCTGGTTAGAAAAAGGACGACTCCCATCAGCAAAGCCCTGATCAGGTGGTCCCTGTCGCTGGAATCACTTTCATTCTTTAGCTGGCACTTTGCCTTTTTTGGAGGGAAGGCCGGGGAATTTGTACGGCCCTCTATACCCGAAACAAATGTTTTTTCCATCGCAACATCCATTAAAGTGAAAAAATGAACAGCATGATCCCGGCCTAATAAAAAAACAAAAGAAATCTTTAAATACTTGGAAAACAACATCCCGGGCACATCTCCCTGGCGAGCCTGGAAGGAGGATAGACATCTGGAAAATGATCATGAACTTGATCAGGCCTTTGCCTTGAAACAAGGAGGGCAAGGCGTTTGGCCTTTCTTGCCAGGGAAATGTCCCTTTAAATGTATAAAAAAAATGGTTATGTAAATGTTTTTGATCGTTTATTTTCAATGGCCGGTAACAATAACAGTATTGGCCCCCAGGCTTTTGGGGAGCTGCTTCATGATGGATACTTTTGAATAAAAACCTTTTTTATTTAAGAAAAGGCCGCAGACAGATTCAGGGGTTAAGGTTAAGGTTAAGGTTAGCCCTTGGCTGTTGGCTATTGGCTTTTAGCTCATCAATAAACACCCTCTTTTCAACTTTTCAACGGATTCGGGTAAATCAAAAATCAAAAATCCCTGCCAGCTGGTTTACCCGCCGAAGGAGGGCAGGCTGTGTTTCAGTTTGCAGTCCGGACTCCCCCTTTGGAGGGGGTAGGGGGGAGGTCCTTGGAAGAATGTTGACATCCCTGCCAGCCGGCTGGCTGGGTTAATCGTTAATCTGAAATCAGTTTTTCCGTCACGATGCGGGCATCCGTTCTATTTCAGGATCAGGTACTGGTAAGGCGCCAGCGACTGGGTAATCCCCAGGCTGACGGTAGCGTTGCTGAAGGCATCCTCCCAGGTGGTGTTCTGGATTTCGGCAGGCAGGCTGAAGTCCTGGTTGCTGTTCCTGATGTTGACCATCACCAGCAACTCCTCGTCCTGCCAGGTCTTTTTAAAACAGACCACATTGGTGGAGGAATGGTTGACGAGCTCACCCTTGCGTGCCGCATTCGATTGAACGTACACCTCCATCAAATCCTGGTAAGCGGCCAGCATCGTGGGGTTGGCGGTCCAGTCAACGGGCGACTGGCTGAAGAAGGGCAGGGTGTTGACCCGTCCCACTTCCTGGCCTGTATAGATCAGGGGCACGCCGCCCATAAAGGTGGTGGCAACGGAGGCTGCCAGGGCGCCCTGCTGGCCGTTGAACAGCGTCATAGGGGTTGCATCCCAGGCCGACTCGTCGTGGTTGGTGGTGAACCTGAGGAGTTGCTTCCCCTGGGGGACGCCAAAAAATTCGCTGGTATGGGTCGTATAAAGCACGTTGGCGTTTTGGCCGTTGAACACGTCCTTCAGGCGGGCGTAATAGGTCCAGGCATATGTCATATCGAATCCGGCCTGGAAATGATCGCTGCGGCCTCCCTCGGCCAGCATCACAAGGGTCCTTCCCGGGATTTCCCTGAGTTCTTCGATGGCGGTGCGCCAGAAGTCGAAGGGCACCCCATCGGCATAGTCGCAGCGAAAGCCATCGACATTGGCTTCCAGCAGCCAGTATTTCATGGCCTCGGTCAGGGCCTTGCGCATGGGGAAGCTGCTGAAGTTCAGGTCGGCCACATCCAGCCAGTTCGTTCCGGGCGGATGGATGATGTTGCCCTGGTCGTCGGTGGTATACCAGCCCGTGTTGCTGATCCAGGGATGATCCCAGGCGGTGTGGTTGGCCACCCAGTCCATGATGACTGCCATGCCCCGCTGGTGGGCTGCATCCGTGAGCTGCCTCAGGTCTTCCAGACTTCCATATTCAGGGCTTACCGCAAGATAGTCCTGGACTGAATAGGGGGAGTTAACGGAGTTGATCTGGCCTATGGGATGGATGGGCATCAGCCAGATGACATTCACGCCCAGCGAGCGGATATGGTCCAGTCCTTCAATGACGCCCTGGAGGGTTCCTTCAGGGCTGAAGGCCCTGAGGTTCACCTCGTAAACCACCAGGTCTTCCACGGCGGGGATTCCCGTAAAGGGTGTGCCATACTGGGTATACTCTTCCTCTTCGGGAGGGGCCGGGTCTTTTGCGCAAGCCGAAAAAAACAGGAGAAACAGAAAAAGCAGGCTTAATAAACGGAAAAAAGGGGAGGCTTTGCTAATTTTCAGACGCTTGGGAAGGGTTTTCATCATTCAAAGGCTTTTGGATCTGTAAAGGTACGTTTTTTCCGGAAAGGCCTTCCTTAAGCCTTTTGCGCATGCGGGCTTTCCCTTTAAATGCTTCGTTTTCATCCTGTTGAACTTGAAAAGTGAAAAAACTTAAATGGGAATAATTTGTGTAGATCAAGATATGTTTAGTATATTTACTTATTGTTTAACTAAAACAAAGTACCATGAACATTATTATTTTCTTACTGATCGGTGCTGTGTCCGGCTGGATCGCAGGACAGATCTGGAAAGGGAGCGGCTTTGGCCTGCTTGGTAACATTGTCGTTGGTATTATCGGCGGTTTTCTTGGCGGCTGGCTTATGGGTAAATTTGGTGCAGCCGAAGGGGGCCTTGTGTGGCAAATCATAGTTTCTGTCATTGGCGCCTGGATTCTGCTATTTCTTATTTCACTGTTTAAAAAGAAGTAATTCCTTGTTGTTGTCAGAGGCCTTCATCCTGAGAGGGCCTCTTTTTTTGAAATATTAAGTTTAGATTAATTCTTGCAGCAGGAAAATTTTCCGGCATAAAAAACAGATAATTTTGCGTTAATATTTCCCGGTATCTCGATGGATACAATTTACATTTTTTTAATCATTGCCTTGTTCATCCTTGCCATTTCTGACCTTGTGGTTGGGGTTGGCAATGATGCCGTTAATTTTCTGAATTCTGCCATAGGTGCAAAAGTTGCCCCTTTCAAATGGATTCTGGCCGTTGCCGCACTAGGGGTTATGCTGGGCGCCACTTTTTCGGGTGGGATGATGGAAATTGCCCGCAGCGGGGTATTTCACCCTGACCAGTTTGTTTTCGATGAGATCATTATCATTTTCCTTGCGGTAATGATCACCGATGTGATCCTGCTCGACATGTTTAATACATTCGGGTTGCCTACTTCGACCACGGTATCCATCATTTTTGAACTGTTGGGTGGTGCTGTTGCGGTTTCATTGTATAAGATGAATGTTTCTCCTGATGCAGTGCAGGAGCTGGGAAACTATATCAATTCATCCAGGGCGCTCACCATTATTTTCGGGATTTTACTCTCGGTAGTGATTGCCTTTACCTTTGGCACCATCATTCAGTTTCTTTCTCGTCTGCTGTTTACTTTCCGTTTTGAAAGAAATGTCAGGTATTTCGGCGCTCTTTGGGGAAGCCTCTCCATCACAGCCATTGTTTATTTCCTTTTAGTAAAAGGCGCCAAGGGGGCATCTTTTATGACCCCGGAAGTTGTTGACTGGATTCACGAGCATACGGTTCTGATCCTGGCTTCCTTTTTTATTGGCCTGGCGGTCTTGCTCCAGTTGCTGATTCATTTCTTCCGTATCAATGTTTTCCGCATCATCGTGCTGGTAGGCACCTTCTCAATAGCAATGGCCTTTGCCGGGAATGACCTGGTAAACTTCATCGGGGTTCCGCTAGCAGGATATGACTCCTTAAAAGTGTTCCTTGATAACCCGGAAATCAATTCCAGTACTTTTACAATGGAGATGTTGCTGGAACCCGTAAAGACGCCAACCTTTTTTTTACTGGGTGCAGGGGTTATTATGGTGCTGACGCTTTTTTTCTCAAAGAAGGCCCGCTCAGTGACCCAAACAGAAATGGATCTTGCCCGTCAGCACGAAGGCAATGAAAGGTTTCCATCATCGTTGTTTGCCCGCACTTTAGTCAGGAAAGCAAGAGACCTGGGAGGGCTGTTCGAACGTGTCCTTCCTGATGGTTTTATCCGTTTTCTTGACCGCCGTTTCGATAATACTCATTTGAAGAACCCTGGAAAGAATGCTGTTGAGCATGCTCATTTTGATCAACTGCGTGCCTCAGTAAATATGTTTGTTGCCAGCAGCCTGATTGCCCTGGCTACTTCCCTGAAATTGCCCTTGTCGACCACTTACGTGACTTTCATGGTGGCCATGGGGACTTCCTTTGCCGACCGCTCCTGGGGCCGTGAGAGCGCCGTGTATCGCATCACAGGAGTGATGATGGTCATAGGCGGATGGTTCTTTACCGCCTTTACCGCTTTTACGGTGGCTTTCCTGCTGGCGCTGCTTTTCAGCTGGGCAGGTTTGATCGCCGCGGGAGGGGCTTTACTGGTGGCCTTCGCATTTATGATACGAACCAATTTCATCCATAAAAAGCGCCTGAGTGCTAAAACGGAAGAAGAGAAGAAGACCCGGCGGGTATGGACCGAGGAAAGCGTCGTGGCCGAAAGCAGCCATAATATCGGGCAAACCCTCAGGGAGACGGGAAGATTGCTGAATGAAATGATTTCCAGCTATGTGTCAGAAGACCGCAAACGCCTGAAAACCATCCGGAAAGATATTGAATCCATCAATGCCTTTACCAAGGGCTTAAAGAAAGATGTTTTTCTGACCCTGAAAAAGCTGGAAGAAGGCTCGGTGGAAACCGGCCATTACTACGTGCAGGTATTGGATTACCTCAGGGAGATTGCCCACTGCCTGCATTTCATCGTTCAACCCGCCTACGAGCACCTGGAAAACAACCACCCGACCACCTGTCCCGAGCTTGGCGAGGCCATTAACACCCTGAACAGCGAGATTGAAAGCTTTTTTTACGACGTCAATCACCTGATTGAAACGGGCAATTTCAGCGACCTGAAGATGCTGATCAGCAACAACCAGGCCATCATTCAGCACCTGGAGGAGGTGAAAATGCTTCAAATCCGCATGATCAAGGACGATAAATCAGGCACCCGCAGCAGCCTGGTGACCCTGAATATGCTCACCGAGACCAAGAACATCCTGCTTCATACCATCAATGTGATGAAGTCGCACAGGGACTTTCTCCTGAAATAAACCGGAAGGAGCAAGGGCTGTTGGCCGGAAAGTTTAAGGTTGAGGTTGAGATTGAGATTAGCCATTGGCTATTGGCTATTGGCTATTGGCTATTGGCTAAACACTAACCAATCACTTCTCACTTCTCACTTCTCACTTCTCAACTCTCATTTCTCTCTGTCACTGCTATGCGGCAGAGGGGTTATTTGTGTTCATTTGATTTTTATTTGTGTGTGTTTGTGGACGGGCTTTTTATCCACAAATGGCACAAATGTTAATTTCCACAAATGGTCACAAATGGCTTATGACTCACCACTCACCTCTCAACTTGCCCGGTCGCCGCTATGCGGCTAAACCCCGAATTCTCTCAAGTCTCTTATTTCTCTCAAGTCGCTCAAGTCTATAAAGTCTCTTAAG contains the following coding sequences:
- a CDS encoding T9SS type A sorting domain-containing protein, which translates into the protein MKTKTWLLLLFGFACTQAIAQTDTLTWVYEFESPALNPWGIEYFEGNLWITDQASGKIFKTSPEGVLLDEITVDGASLTGITFAGDELWVVNTNKWTGSPSGESPKEAGFSLYHIDPSGGEVLDSIFLALPYLQSGGLWGLCHYQDHFYASYHGGYGPCLLKIDPLTGSWEELCCTHFMGMTTRDDAIWGIWSAGLEGGDWIASSTDGENQSMEYRLEFNATGLAFDGESLWAVDPLEKKIRQLESPDNGPYHPFPEDHAAWHTMGNNMFSGEIWSFRYAASGDTLIDEGTWTKIVEMGDTLISDPGNAFFAAIRENDRKQVFALIPGFPEVMLYDFSLEVNDTIWYELGGGLCYDQMGFWETTHYKVVLAIDSVMLETGEYRKSWTLGSENAGITNWVEGIGSIDWYGLFNPLVSDFSLCGDSYQFVCFKQDDTPLFLDNPYCETCFCDPASSIPGAGDEGRMLEVYPNPSRGEISLRLSRTLPGPCYIELYDMAGQSILSAFPFHGDCTLSLGQHPPGLYLIRLLDKNGRTLQIRKIVLQ
- a CDS encoding alpha-amylase family glycosyl hydrolase yields the protein MMKTLPKRLKISKASPFFRLLSLLFLFLLFFSACAKDPAPPEEEEYTQYGTPFTGIPAVEDLVVYEVNLRAFSPEGTLQGVIEGLDHIRSLGVNVIWLMPIHPIGQINSVNSPYSVQDYLAVSPEYGSLEDLRQLTDAAHQRGMAVIMDWVANHTAWDHPWISNTGWYTTDDQGNIIHPPGTNWLDVADLNFSSFPMRKALTEAMKYWLLEANVDGFRCDYADGVPFDFWRTAIEELREIPGRTLVMLAEGGRSDHFQAGFDMTYAWTYYARLKDVFNGQNANVLYTTHTSEFFGVPQGKQLLRFTTNHDESAWDATPMTLFNGQQGALAASVATTFMGGVPLIYTGQEVGRVNTLPFFSQSPVDWTANPTMLAAYQDLMEVYVQSNAARKGELVNHSSTNVVCFKKTWQDEELLVMVNIRNSNQDFSLPAEIQNTTWEDAFSNATVSLGITQSLAPYQYLILK
- a CDS encoding GlsB/YeaQ/YmgE family stress response membrane protein, whose amino-acid sequence is MNIIIFLLIGAVSGWIAGQIWKGSGFGLLGNIVVGIIGGFLGGWLMGKFGAAEGGLVWQIIVSVIGAWILLFLISLFKKK
- a CDS encoding inorganic phosphate transporter; translation: MDTIYIFLIIALFILAISDLVVGVGNDAVNFLNSAIGAKVAPFKWILAVAALGVMLGATFSGGMMEIARSGVFHPDQFVFDEIIIIFLAVMITDVILLDMFNTFGLPTSTTVSIIFELLGGAVAVSLYKMNVSPDAVQELGNYINSSRALTIIFGILLSVVIAFTFGTIIQFLSRLLFTFRFERNVRYFGALWGSLSITAIVYFLLVKGAKGASFMTPEVVDWIHEHTVLILASFFIGLAVLLQLLIHFFRINVFRIIVLVGTFSIAMAFAGNDLVNFIGVPLAGYDSLKVFLDNPEINSSTFTMEMLLEPVKTPTFFLLGAGVIMVLTLFFSKKARSVTQTEMDLARQHEGNERFPSSLFARTLVRKARDLGGLFERVLPDGFIRFLDRRFDNTHLKNPGKNAVEHAHFDQLRASVNMFVASSLIALATSLKLPLSTTYVTFMVAMGTSFADRSWGRESAVYRITGVMMVIGGWFFTAFTAFTVAFLLALLFSWAGLIAAGGALLVAFAFMIRTNFIHKKRLSAKTEEEKKTRRVWTEESVVAESSHNIGQTLRETGRLLNEMISSYVSEDRKRLKTIRKDIESINAFTKGLKKDVFLTLKKLEEGSVETGHYYVQVLDYLREIAHCLHFIVQPAYEHLENNHPTTCPELGEAINTLNSEIESFFYDVNHLIETGNFSDLKMLISNNQAIIQHLEEVKMLQIRMIKDDKSGTRSSLVTLNMLTETKNILLHTINVMKSHRDFLLK